In Roseibium algicola, the DNA window CCGCGCCACTGCGCTCGCACATGGCGGCAAGCTGGTGCATGCGGTCTTCCAGCAGGCGCCGGTTCGCCAGTCCTGTCAGCGGGTCATGCAGCGCCATGGAGCGAACCTTGTAGACTTCGCTGATCAACAGAAACGCCATGGCGCCAAAGACAAGCGAGATCAGGCTGCCGACGAGTTGCGTGATCCAGACCTGGTTGCCCGTGCTCGACCAGCCGGCCTCCGGAAGGCCGACAAGCTCCCAGTTCAGACCGCCGGGAAGATGCAGAGGCAGGGACACATGGTCCTTTTCAAGGAGAGACTGGCTGCCGAAAATCATGTTGTTGGAGGCAACCGCGCTCCGGTTCACAAGGCCGATACGGATGCCGTTGATGACATCCGTGATGCCGGCAGTCTTCATCATGCCCTCTTCGTCCAACACCAGGGTGGCGACACCCCAGTAACTGCGCTCCTTGAGCGGTTGCCCAAGGAAGCTGGCTGGAAAGATGGGAATTCGGATCAGGAGGGCCCTGCCCCCCTGCACAAGTTCCAGTGGGCCTGCAATCACGACGTCACGCGTCACCATCGCCTGCTGGATTGCGGGCCACTGCGCCGTGTTCATGCGGTAGTTCAGACCGAGCGCCGCCTGGTTTGGCTCCAGCGGAAACACCGCGCGAAGAATGTTGTTGGGTGCCAGGCCGATAGAGCGGATGGACGGATTTTCCTCGATCAGTTCGACCGCGATTTCCCGGTAGTCTTCCATATCGAATGGCTGTTCGACGAACTGGGACACATAGGCCCGGATCCCGAGACCGTGGGCCACTGTCCGGTTGATTTCGCCTTCAAGGCGCGCCCGCGCTTCGGAGAGCGAGGCGACGGCCTGACGTTTGTGCTGGGAAACAAGTTCGTTGCGGACCAGTTGACCGACATGCGCAGTGACGGCGATACCAGCGAGAAAACAGACGGCAGCAACGATGGAAGCGATCCACGTTCCATTCGACTTAGAAAATACATTCCTCGTCAAGTTGATGCCCATAGGGTCCTTGCCCGACCTTAGCCCACTTTCAACAGAACTACGTAACGTAAGATTTGTTAATTTTTCTTATAAATCAAATAAAAAAGCCGGGTAGTTAACCCGGCTTCTCTACAATTCAAGTCACGTCTGCGATGTCGACGAGATTTTACTCGGTCGGCAGCGGTGCAGGCGAATCGGCCTGTTCACGAAGGTAGGCAATCAGGTCTGCCCGGTCTTCCGGTTTACGCAGACCGGCAAAACCCATCGTGGTGCCGGAGATGAAGTTCTTCGGGGACTCCAGGAAGTGATCCAGCTCTTCGTAGGTCCACTCCGGATTTTCTTCACCGAATGCGGTCATTGCGGAAGAATAGCCGAAACCTTCGTGAGAACCAGGCTTGCGGCCGACGACATCCCAAAGACCCGGGCCAACCTTGTTGGCACCGCCCTGCGTGAAGTCGTGGCAGGCGGCGCATTTCTTGGCCACCTTCGCGCCGTCTTCAGCAGATGCTTCGACCAGACGCTCGGAGATCGGCACCACTTCCGGAACCGCGCCGACTTCCGAGGTGCTATCCTCTGCAGACGCCACGACGATTTCATAACCCGGTTTACCCGGGATCGTCGGATGGAAGATGATGTCGGAGACAATGCCGACACCCATAGTCAGAATCAGAACCATCAGTACCGCACCAGCGGCCTTGTTCAGCGTGAAGGAATCCATTCTCTCCGGCTCCAAGCTCATACGCGTCCGGGCCCGCAGCGTCGCTGCGACCCCTATCAGCTTTTCGAATTTTGCCGGAACCTACAAATTTTTTGACCTTGCTGTCCATAGCTTTAAAAGGGCATCTGATACGACAAACGGACGCGGCACGTGTTTTTTTGCATTTCTTCCGCCCGTCCGGCTCCATGGAGACCCGATTGACCGCTGCTCTTGTGATTATCCCGGCCCGCCTCGCTGCCACCCGACTGCCGCGCAAACCGCTTGCCGACATCTGCGGAAAACCCATGATCGTGCGTGTTCTGGAACAGGCCCGCAACGCGGATATCGGTCCGGTGGCCGTTGCCTGTGATGACAAGGACATTTTCGAAGCGGTGCAGGACCATGGCGGCAAGGCAGTCATGACGCGTGCCGACCACGCTTCCGGATCTGATCGCATTCACGAGGCAGCGGGACTGATCGATCCGGACGGAAAGCACGATGTCATCCTGAACGTGCAGGGTGATGTGCCGCTGATCGCACCGGAAGCCATCCGGGCGGCCTTTGCACCGCTCGCCATTGCCGATGTCGACCTGGGCACCATCATGACCGAGTTCACCAATACCGCCTTCCGGGACGATCCGAATTTCGTCAAGGCAGTCACCACACCCAACGGCCACGGCCATCATCGCGCGCTTTACTTTACCAGGGCCGTCGCCCCGCACGGTGACGGCCCGTACTACCACCACATCGGCATCTATGCCTACCGCAGGGCAGCCCTGGCGAAATTCGTCCAGCTGCCGCCTTCGCCGCTGGAACAGCGTGAAAAGCTGGAGCAGTTGCGGGCCCTGGAAGCGGGCATGCGGATTGATGCCTCCGTCATCGACAGCGCGCCGATGGACGTGAACACGCCCGAAGATCTGGAACGAGCCCGGGCGGCCTATCAGACAAACTGACGAAAGACTGCCGAAAGGCGGAAAGACATATGACCGACAGAAAAAGAATCGTGTTCCAGGGAGAAACCGGTGCCAACTCGCACATGGCCTGCCGGAGCGTTTATCCCGATTACGAAGCCATCCCCTGCGCCACCTTCGAGGACTGCTTTTCGGCCATGGCCGACGGGTCGGCAGACCTTGCCATGATCCCGATCGAGAACTCCGTTGCCGGCCGCGTCGCGGACATTCATCACCTGCTGCCCAAATCGGACCTGCACATCATCGGCGAATATTTCATGCCGATCCGGTTTCAGCTCATGGCGGTCAAGGGTGCAAAGATCGAAGACCTGAAAAAGGTGCAAAGCCATGTGCATGCCCTTGGCCAGTGCCGGAACGTGATCCGTGAACTCGGCCTGACGGCCGTCGTCGGCGGCGATACCGCGGGCTCCGCCCGGCAGATCGCCGAGCTGGGTGATCCGAGCGTCGGCGCTCTTGCGCCGGAAATGGCCGCCGAAATCTACGGTCTGGACATTCTGCGCCGGGATGTGGAGGATGAGGCGCACAACACGACCCGCTTCGTCATTCTCTCGCGCGACAAGATGGAGGCCGCGCACAACGGCCAACCGGTCATCACGACCTTCATCTTCCGGGTTCGCAACGTCCCGGCAGCGCTCTACAAGGCCCTGGGAGGATTTGCCACCAACGGGGTCAACATGACCAAGCTGGAATCCTATCAGCTTGAAGGGCAGTTTTTCGCGTCGATGTTCTATGCGGACGTCGAAGGCCATCCGGAAGATCCGAAGGTGGCCCTGGCGCTCGAGGAGCTGGCCTTCTTCTGTGCCGAGCTGAACATGCTCGGCGTCTACCGGGCAAGCCCGTTCAGGGACAAGATCAGGGAGCCGGAATCCAACCGTGCTCTCCGGCCCAATCCCTACTCGTAACGGCGGCTACCCGACACCACCAGAGGAACTCTATGACTGAAACAAGATTTGATGCCCTGTGCATCGGCAATGCCATTTGCGACGTCTTCGCCCATGTCGAAGAGGATTTCCTGCTTCAGGAAAACCTCGTCAAAGGCTCCATGCGCCTGATCGACACCGACGAGGCAGTACGCCTGTTCGACAAGATGGGACAGACCGTCCGCATTTCCGGCGGCAGCGCCGGCAACACGGCGGCTGGCATTGCCTCGCTCGGCGGACGCCCTGCCTATTTCGGCAAGGTTGCCGAGGACGAACTGGGCGACAGCTATTATCACGACATGAACGGCACCGGCGTCTATTTCAACACGCCCCGCCTCAAGGAAGGCAAGCCGACCGCCCGGTCGATGATCCTGATCACGCCGGACGGCGAACGCACGATGAACACCTATCTGGGTGCATGCACCGAATTCGGCATCGCCGATGTTGACGAGGAAGTCGTTGCCGCCGCAGCCGTCACCTACATGGAAGGCTATCTGTGGGACCCGGCAGACGCCAAGAAGGCGTTCCTGAAAGCTGCGGAAATCGCGCATGCAAACGGGCGTCAGGTCGCGATCACCCTGTCCGACTCATTCTGTGTCGACCGCTACCGCAGCGAATTTCAGGCCCTTCTGACCGATGGTGTCGTCGACCTGATGTTCGCCAACGAGCATGAGCTGAAAGCCCTTTACGAAACATCGGATCTGGACAGTGCGGTAAATGCGGCCCGGGACTCCGGTGCCCTGACCGCCCTGACCCTCGGCGAGAACGGTGCGATGGCAATCAGCCGCGAGGAAACCGTCAAGGTTCCCGCGCAGACTGTCGACAACGTGGTTGACCTGACAGGCGCCGGCGACCTGTTTGCCTCCGGCTTCCTGTTCGGACTTGCCCGCGACTACAAGCTCGCGGAAGCCACCGAGCTTGGTTGCCTGTGCGCCGCGAGCGTCATCAGCCACGTCGGCGCCCGGCCGGAACGGGCCTTGAAAAACATCGCCGGCCAGAGCGGCTTCGAGATCTGAACCTTTTCAGGGGCGGCCTTCGGGCCGCCCTTTTCGGAACCGGCAACTGCTACCGACGCATGCCGTTTTCCTTCGATTGCATTGCTTCAATCGCTGCCGCGATTGCCAGCACCTTTCGATCTGCTCCCGGCAGCCCATCGATTTCCAGGCCTGCGGGTACTCCGCGAACACTCCGTGCCATTGGCAAACTAACGCCAGGGGCACCAAAGAATGTTGCCGGTACCGTGTTGCGCATGGTCTTCCAGACAGACACTTCCTTGCCGTCAACGACGACACGCCCTTCTTCACCCAGTGCCGTTGCCGCAATCGGTGTCGTTGGAAAAATGATCGCGTCAAGTTTGTACTGCTCCAAATGCGCGCAGTATTGCTTGCGACACCGGGGGAGCGACACGGAAATCACATGCTCGTATCGTGCTGCCAGGTCCTTGGCGTCCGCACCACGCAAAGCCCCGTCAAATTCCTCACGAACGTATTGCCCGGCTATGCCGGCAACGAGCGACCGAACATCGACGGCAGCGCCAGAAACCGACAAGTACGCTTCCAGCGCTCTTTCCAGCTCCCACGCACGGATTGGCTCCGACATCTCGCCAAGCCAGCTTGAAACCTCCGGCATCTCTGCCTCAACCACCATGACACCCCAAGAGACAAGCTGGTCAACGGTTTCCTCAAACGCCTGGGCGACGCCGCTTTCCAGGCCGGACAGGAAATACTTTCCGGGAAGACCAAGCCGCAGGCTTCGAAGGTCGATGGCAGGCCGCTCACTCTGCCCACACAAAACGGCATCCAGAAGCAACAGATCTTCTGCAGATCGCGTAAATGAACCAGGCACATCGCGCGTTGGAAACAAGGGCATGACACCGTCAGTCTTGTAGCGGCCACTTGTGGGGCGAAAGCCGAAAACCCCGCAAAATGATGCCGGAATTCGCACCGAGCCTGCCGTGTCCGTGCCAAGAGCAGCCGGAACCAGACCCGCGGCCACGGCAGCGGCAGAACCACTGCTGCTTCCCCCCGCTGAGCGAGAAGGATCGTGCGGGTTTCGAACGGGGCCAGTGTGATCGTTGTTGCTGGTGATGCCGAAGGCGAGCTCGTACATGTTGGTCTTGCCGAAGACCAGTGCCCCGGCGTTTTCCAGTTTCGTGACCACCGATGCGGTCCTGTTGACCACGTGATCTTTCAGGCCTGGCGTTGCAGCAGTCGTCGCCATGCCGGCAATGTCGATGCAGTCCTTGATGGCAACGGGAATGCCATGCAGCGGCCCCAAGGGCCCACCGTTCGCCTGGTGCTCATCGGCCTTGCGCGCAGCGCTGCGGATATTTTCCGGGGCAAACTGGGTGAAGGCATTCAGGTCAACGAACCGTTCTGATCTTTCAATCAACGCCTCGACATAGTCTCGGCAGGACATTCTGCGGCCTCGAAACATCTCCACTGCTTCAACAACTGTCAGCCGCCAAAAATCCATGTCGGTTTCACCCCAAGCATCGGAACCTTCGTATCATCGCTGGTTTGCAGCCTTTGTCACTTGCTGTTCTCAAAAATAATGAAGTTGGCCTACCCGGTTAGGCGGCAACTTCAATCGCGTCTGTAACGCGCAAAATTTCCCTGACAAGCAACTCGAGGTCTTCGCTTCGTGTGCGGTGGTTGCAAATGGCGACGCGAAGGCTGTGACGGCCCCTGACAGTGGTATCCGAGAGCGCTGCAATGCCTTCCTCCTGAAGGCGAAGCATGATTTCCGTATTCAGAGCTTTCAGCGGAGCTTCGTCCATTCCGCCCGGGTCGTACCGAAAATTCACGATATTGATCACGGTCGGGGCCATGAGCCGCAGCCGCGGTTCGTTTTCGATCCTTGCCGAGAGCTCTTTGGCCTGAGAGATGTTCTGATCGATCAGGCAACCCAATGCTGCCGAAATGGCCGAACGCAGTGCGCTGACACCGGGAGCCCACTACCTTGTCAGCATGATCGTCGTTTCATTTGCAACCCTGGCCGGACAAACCGAACGGGCCGAGCGTTGGGCGAAAGATGTACGGTCCCGACGTGCCGACGCGACCAGGCAAATGTTTCTAGAGGCTTTTCCCTTCAAGGACCCGCAATGGCGTGCCCGTATAGATGCCTCATTGGATGCGCATGGTTTTTAACCGCGTATGAGACCGGTGACGGCAGCGTAAATTTGCCGCCGCCACCGGTCATTTCACCGGGTCTTACCAGGGCTGATTGGCCGGACCGACGGTGAATTCGTTGACCGTCGTGTCCTCCGGCAGCGACACTGCAAACTCGACGACCGCCGCGATCCGGTCGGCGGAGATGCCGTACTGGTCGTAAAGGGCATGGAAAGCTTCGGAACTGCCCTTGTCGCTGATCGTGTTCAGAAGTTCGGTGTTGATTGCCGCCGGGTAGATGGTTGCCGTGCGGATGTTGGTGCCTTCCATGGCAGATTCCATCCGCAGGACTTCCATGAACGAGCGTACGAACCACTTGGTGCCGCAATAGACCGCACCGCCAGGATAAGCCTTCAGACCAGCAACGGAAGAAGTCGCGATGACATGGCCGGACTTCTGTTCGGCAAAGGTCGGCATGACGGCTGCAACACCGTTCAGCACGCCCTTGACGTTGACGTCGACCATCTGCTCCCACTCGTTCGTCTTGAGTGCGGAAATCGGCGAGGACGGCATGAGCCCCGCGTTCAGGAAAATGACGTCGAGTTTTCCGTAAGTGTCCTTCGCCAGTTTGACGATAGCCTCGTTTTCAGCCGGTACGGTGACGTCCAGCTCCTGATAGATGGCTTCGCCGCCAGCAGCCTTGATCTCGTTCGCGATGGTTTCGAGCTTGTCGGTGCGCCGTGCACCCAGCACGATCTTCGCCCCCTTGCTGGCCAGCAGCTTTGCGGTTGCTTCGCCGATGCCGGAGGAGGCTCCGGTAATGATGACGACTTTTCCCTTGATGTTGTCGGACATGATAGTCTCCTTGGGTTCTGAGAGTTCTTGTTCAGGCAGAGGAATGGCCCGGTTCACCGGGTCCAGACAGATCCGTTCTGCCGAAGCGAAAGCGTTTTCGAAGGTGTCGAAAATGAAGACACCTGCAGTCGGGCAATCCCGACGGGTGGACAGGCCGTTCCAGAATTTGCCGATCTTTGGCCGTATCAGTCGGCCGCTTCGATGCGGACCGAAAGCGGTCCATCACCCAGAAGGGCATCGATCGACCCGTCGAATGCGCCGAGCCTCACGAGGCCCCGGGAATTCTGAAATGGCTTGTAGAAGATCGCGATGTTTCCCCAGGGCGCGTAGTGCGTGATGTCGCCCTTTCGCGGCGTGTAGCTTGCCGGGGCTTCGGAGATATCGAGCTTGCGTGGCAGGTCCGCGACCTTTTCTGTCCCGTGATAGTCGGTCAGGGTCAGGTCAAGTGGCAGCAGGGCCGCGAAGTCCCTGCCGGCGAGCGTATCGTCAAGCGTCGCCGGAAGCACAACGTCTTCTACGATCACCTTGATGCGGATCATGCGAGCCTCGTTCGATGGTTCGGTTGCGTTTCCGGAAGCCCCCGCCCCGGCGCAAAACAGTGTCATTGCCAACGAGAGCAATCTTGACCTGAAAGCGGGCATTGCGGGGTTCCTCCGTTCTGTTGCTTCCAATCTAGGCGTCAGACCGACAAGGATTAAGCCCCCTCCAGGTACTGCCTCTCATGAGCAGCACTCATTAATCCGCACCCAGGTCACACCGGAAGGAGTGGAGCTCGTGGACAGACGGACAGCCCCACCGGGTTCATGAGTGATCCTCATGACTGCTTCCGACAGAGCCACCATTATCCACGCGTGCGTCTTGCCTACGTTCTTGAGGAAGGCCGAAAGGCCGCATCACGACTGATGGAGACGACCTGAGATGAAACGCACCCTTGCAACGCTCGCACTCGTTCTTGCGGCTCCGGCTGCATTTGCACAATCCATGGAAATAACCCGCTCCGAAACCCTGGCGGGCCAATTGGGAAGCGGCGACTATTTTACCGGTACAGCCTATGTCGCCCCTGTTTTCCCGCCTGTCATGAACGATGTCAGCGCCGGTCACGTCACGTTTCTGCCCGGAGCCCGCTCCGCCTGGCATACGCATCCTGCGGGCCAGATGCTGGTCGTGACATCGGGGACCGGCTGGGTGCAGGAGCGCGGCCAGGAAAAGCAGATCATGCAGGCCGGTGATGTGGTCTGGTGCCCGCCTGACGTCGAGCATTGGCACGGCGCGACCGACACCACGGCCGTTTCCCATTACGCAATTCAGGCGACGGTTGACGGGTCCGCCGTTGCCTGGGGCGATCATGTGACGGACGAAGAATATGGCCAGTAAGCTTGCCGTCCAATTTTGTGGCGTCTTGTTTGCGATGCTGGTACCGGTGTCCGCCTCTGCAGCGGACACCGTGCTGAACGGCCTCGACTATCCCTGGGATATCGAAGCCCATGGCGGCAAGATTTATGTGACGGAGAAGAGCGGAACAGTCGGCATCCTTGCCGACGGTTCCTTCACGCGCCTTCCCGTCGAAACCAGTCAGCCGATCCTGGATGACCGCGGCGGCGGCCTGCTTGGTCTGGCCATCAGCCCGGACTTCCCGGACACCGGCCGCATCGTGCTCTACCAGCACTACGGCACCCCGGACGCCCGGATGAACCGTGTCATCGAGGCCGAACGCCTCGGGGATCGATGGAAAGAGACCCGGGTGCTGGTCGACGCAATTCCGGGCCACCCGCTTTACAACGGCGGACGCGTGGCCTTCGGTCCCGACGGCATGCTTTATATCACCACCGGTTGGACCGAAAACAGGGAGCGACCGCAAGACCTCGGCAACCTTGCCGGGAAGATATTGCGCGTGACGCCGGACGGCGAAATCCCTTCGGACAATCCGTTCGCGGGTTCACCGGTCTGGTCGCTCGGCCATCGCAATCCCCAGGGCCTTGCCTGGGACGCCTCCGGGCAGCTCTTCGCAGCCGAGCACGGCCAGTCCGGCCATGACGAGGTGAACCGGATTGAGCGGGGCGGCAACTACGGCTGGCCGCTGATCCAGGGCGATGAAACCCGCGACGGTCTGCTCGCACCGCTGGCGCATTCGGGCCAGAGCACCTGGGCGCCTTCCGGCCTGACCTCGGATGGTGACCGGCTGCTTCTTGCGGGCTTGAGAGTGAACGGCATTCTGGAAGTGACCACCGATGGCCGGGTATCCGAAGCCTACCAGGCGGGAGAACGTATCCGGGACGTGCTTGTGTCGGATGGGGTGATCTATGCAATCACCACAAACCGGTCTCCCCGGCGGGAAGGGGCTTCTGAAGACAGGCTGATCCGGCTTGATCCCTGATTGCATAATCGATGGACCTCATGAGCCCGGCACATATATGTGGGAGAGACAGTGATGATTCTGGATGATCAGAACGGGACGTCCCACATGCTCCGAGAAAATATCAATGATCTCATCGCGCTTGCGGCTGTTGCGGAGGAACGCAGTTTCACGCGCGCCGCAGCGCGGTTGAACGTGTCTCAGTCCGCCCTGAGCCACACGATCAAGGGACTGGAGCAACGCCTGGGCCTGAGGCTTTTGACGCGGACAACCCGTTCCGTCGCTCCCACGATCGAAGGCGAAGACCTTCTGGCTACGCTGACACCATGCCTTGAAAAGATCGAGGCCAGGCTTCAGGCACTCAACGATGCACGTGACCAGCCCACAGGAACAGTGAGGATCGTCGCGACGGAATACGCCATAGAAAGCCTCCTTTGGCCGAAGCTGTCTCCGGTTCTCAAGGCCCATCCGCTGGTCAATGTCGAATTCGTCATGGACTACGGATACACGGACCTTGCCGATTCCCAATGTGACGCAGGTGTGCGGTATGGCGAACAGGTCAGCGAGGGCATGATCTCGATGCGTATCGGTCCGGACGAGCGTATGGTCTGTGTCGGATCACCCGACTATCTGGACAGGGTTGGCGAGCCGGAAACACCCCAGGATCTCGCGGACCATAGTTGCATCAACCTGCGGCTTTCCACCCATGGCGCACTCTATGCCTGGGAATTCGAAGACAAGGACGGCAACGAAATCCGGGTGAAGGTAAAGGGACAAGCCTGCTTCAATACGATCAACCCGGTCATGCGTGCGTCCGTGGACGGTCATGGACTGGCACTGGTTCCCGAAAGGTTGGCGCAGGAACATCTTGCGGCCGGAACCTTGCGCACATGTCTTTATGACTTCAGCCCGTCGTTTCCCGGTTTTCACCTTTATTACCCCAGCCGGCAAAAGCCCTCGTTCGCCTTCCAGGTCGTCCTGGATGCCCTGCGGGATCGCGGTTGAGCCCACTCATGAGGTGACGTCATGAGTGGCTTGAAAGACCCGGTTATTAAGATACGTTTTTTGCGCTCCAGATTAGCAGGGTAATTGCCCACTTGCCGAAAGGGAGCTCCCGATGAAATCCATTCTCACCGCAGCCGGTCTGGCGTTGATGGCCACGACTGCAGCCGCTCAGGACGCGGCAGGAACCTTGCCTGCAGCCGTTGGCCGCGTTGCCCCGGCACTTGAAGCCTATGCGAAGGACGATCTATTCGGTGCGGAATGGAACGGGGCAGGCCTTTCCAAGAGAGACCGGGCACTGGTCACCTTTGCCGCCCTCATGACGCGGCACGAGACCGGAAATCTTGCAAGCCATGTGTCGTTGGCTCTCGATTCAGGCGTTACACCGGCAGAGATCTCCGAAACCATCACCCACCTCGCCTTCTATACAGGCTGGGGCAATGCCACCGCGGCCGCCGAAGCAGCCGCGCCGGTGTTCGAGGAAAGGGAGATCACCATTGAAGACCTGCCGGCCTCCGACCCGGACCTGCTGCCGCTCAACGAAGAGGCCGAAGCTGCCCGTGAAAACCTCGTACGCGGCAACTATGCGGATGTGAGCATGGGTGTCGTGGACAACACGCGTGAGCTGCTGTTCCGCGATCTCTGGCTGCGTCCCGATCTCGCACCCCGCGACCGGAGCCTCGTGACGGTTGCCGCCTTGATTGCAGCCGGTCAGCCCGAACAGATGACATTTCACCTCAACCGCGCCATGGACAATGGCCTGACACAGGAAGAAGCCGGTGCCATGCTTTCTCACCTGGCATTCTATGCCGGTTGGCCGAAAGTGTTTTCGGCTTTGCCGGTTGCCAAGGCCGTGTTCGAAAAACGCGCACAGTGACCGGTTCCCGCCGAAGCCGGCCTTGCCGCACGAAAGATCGGAACTGAGACATGAAGATAGGCATTCTGGGGTCGGGTCTGATGGGCGCCAAGCTCGGACAGCTCTGGGCGCGTTGCGGCCATGATGTGACCTTCGCCTATTCCCGCAGCCGCTCGAAGCTCGAGCGTCTCGCCCAGGCGGCAGGCGCCTCGCACGGGTCGGTGGCGGATGCAGTCGAGAACGCGGACGCGCTGCTGCTGGCCGTTCACTGGTCGCGGGTGAACGACGTCCTCGCGCAAGCCGGGGATCTATCCGGAGCCGTGGTCCTGAACTGCTGTGTGCCCCTTGATCCGACGAACACGGATCTGGTGGTCGGCATTCAGTCGTCCGGAGCCGAAGAGCTGGCCGCCATGCGGCCGCAGGCCCGCTGGGTTTCCTGTTTCAACACGGTTCCCTCCGAGGCTTTCATGCCGGTTTTTTCGCAAAAGGAACGGACACCAAGGCCGCAAGTCCTGGTTTATGGGGACGATGCCGGTGCGAAGGAAGTTGCCGGTCTCCTGATCCGGGA includes these proteins:
- a CDS encoding diguanylate cyclase; its protein translation is MTRNVFSKSNGTWIASIVAAVCFLAGIAVTAHVGQLVRNELVSQHKRQAVASLSEARARLEGEINRTVAHGLGIRAYVSQFVEQPFDMEDYREIAVELIEENPSIRSIGLAPNNILRAVFPLEPNQAALGLNYRMNTAQWPAIQQAMVTRDVVIAGPLELVQGGRALLIRIPIFPASFLGQPLKERSYWGVATLVLDEEGMMKTAGITDVINGIRIGLVNRSAVASNNMIFGSQSLLEKDHVSLPLHLPGGLNWELVGLPEAGWSSTGNQVWITQLVGSLISLVFGAMAFLLISEVYKVRSMALHDPLTGLANRRLLEDRMHQLAAMCERSGAGFEIFYVDLDAFKPVNDNYGHAVGDQLLIEVGQRLQNQIRQTDTVARVGGDEFIVLTPGNMRRQEKDTFLNRLGERVTEAFEYSGARIDVKASIGSASYPGDAATVEDLLRVADGRMYAQKAKSKRNSQDIPGNGLPQTG
- a CDS encoding c-type cytochrome, producing the protein MDSFTLNKAAGAVLMVLILTMGVGIVSDIIFHPTIPGKPGYEIVVASAEDSTSEVGAVPEVVPISERLVEASAEDGAKVAKKCAACHDFTQGGANKVGPGLWDVVGRKPGSHEGFGYSSAMTAFGEENPEWTYEELDHFLESPKNFISGTTMGFAGLRKPEDRADLIAYLREQADSPAPLPTE
- a CDS encoding 3-deoxy-manno-octulosonate cytidylyltransferase; the encoded protein is METRLTAALVIIPARLAATRLPRKPLADICGKPMIVRVLEQARNADIGPVAVACDDKDIFEAVQDHGGKAVMTRADHASGSDRIHEAAGLIDPDGKHDVILNVQGDVPLIAPEAIRAAFAPLAIADVDLGTIMTEFTNTAFRDDPNFVKAVTTPNGHGHHRALYFTRAVAPHGDGPYYHHIGIYAYRRAALAKFVQLPPSPLEQREKLEQLRALEAGMRIDASVIDSAPMDVNTPEDLERARAAYQTN
- a CDS encoding prephenate dehydratase, which codes for MTDRKRIVFQGETGANSHMACRSVYPDYEAIPCATFEDCFSAMADGSADLAMIPIENSVAGRVADIHHLLPKSDLHIIGEYFMPIRFQLMAVKGAKIEDLKKVQSHVHALGQCRNVIRELGLTAVVGGDTAGSARQIAELGDPSVGALAPEMAAEIYGLDILRRDVEDEAHNTTRFVILSRDKMEAAHNGQPVITTFIFRVRNVPAALYKALGGFATNGVNMTKLESYQLEGQFFASMFYADVEGHPEDPKVALALEELAFFCAELNMLGVYRASPFRDKIREPESNRALRPNPYS
- a CDS encoding adenosine kinase gives rise to the protein MTETRFDALCIGNAICDVFAHVEEDFLLQENLVKGSMRLIDTDEAVRLFDKMGQTVRISGGSAGNTAAGIASLGGRPAYFGKVAEDELGDSYYHDMNGTGVYFNTPRLKEGKPTARSMILITPDGERTMNTYLGACTEFGIADVDEEVVAAAAVTYMEGYLWDPADAKKAFLKAAEIAHANGRQVAITLSDSFCVDRYRSEFQALLTDGVVDLMFANEHELKALYETSDLDSAVNAARDSGALTALTLGENGAMAISREETVKVPAQTVDNVVDLTGAGDLFASGFLFGLARDYKLAEATELGCLCAASVISHVGARPERALKNIAGQSGFEI
- a CDS encoding amidase family protein, with protein sequence MSCRDYVEALIERSERFVDLNAFTQFAPENIRSAARKADEHQANGGPLGPLHGIPVAIKDCIDIAGMATTAATPGLKDHVVNRTASVVTKLENAGALVFGKTNMYELAFGITSNNDHTGPVRNPHDPSRSAGGSSSGSAAAVAAGLVPAALGTDTAGSVRIPASFCGVFGFRPTSGRYKTDGVMPLFPTRDVPGSFTRSAEDLLLLDAVLCGQSERPAIDLRSLRLGLPGKYFLSGLESGVAQAFEETVDQLVSWGVMVVEAEMPEVSSWLGEMSEPIRAWELERALEAYLSVSGAAVDVRSLVAGIAGQYVREEFDGALRGADAKDLAARYEHVISVSLPRCRKQYCAHLEQYKLDAIIFPTTPIAATALGEEGRVVVDGKEVSVWKTMRNTVPATFFGAPGVSLPMARSVRGVPAGLEIDGLPGADRKVLAIAAAIEAMQSKENGMRR
- a CDS encoding SDR family oxidoreductase, whose amino-acid sequence is MSDNIKGKVVIITGASSGIGEATAKLLASKGAKIVLGARRTDKLETIANEIKAAGGEAIYQELDVTVPAENEAIVKLAKDTYGKLDVIFLNAGLMPSSPISALKTNEWEQMVDVNVKGVLNGVAAVMPTFAEQKSGHVIATSSVAGLKAYPGGAVYCGTKWFVRSFMEVLRMESAMEGTNIRTATIYPAAINTELLNTISDKGSSEAFHALYDQYGISADRIAAVVEFAVSLPEDTTVNEFTVGPANQPW
- a CDS encoding cyclophilin-like fold protein — translated: MIRIKVIVEDVVLPATLDDTLAGRDFAALLPLDLTLTDYHGTEKVADLPRKLDISEAPASYTPRKGDITHYAPWGNIAIFYKPFQNSRGLVRLGAFDGSIDALLGDGPLSVRIEAAD
- a CDS encoding (R)-mandelonitrile lyase, translating into MKRTLATLALVLAAPAAFAQSMEITRSETLAGQLGSGDYFTGTAYVAPVFPPVMNDVSAGHVTFLPGARSAWHTHPAGQMLVVTSGTGWVQERGQEKQIMQAGDVVWCPPDVEHWHGATDTTAVSHYAIQATVDGSAVAWGDHVTDEEYGQ
- a CDS encoding PQQ-dependent sugar dehydrogenase, coding for MASKLAVQFCGVLFAMLVPVSASAADTVLNGLDYPWDIEAHGGKIYVTEKSGTVGILADGSFTRLPVETSQPILDDRGGGLLGLAISPDFPDTGRIVLYQHYGTPDARMNRVIEAERLGDRWKETRVLVDAIPGHPLYNGGRVAFGPDGMLYITTGWTENRERPQDLGNLAGKILRVTPDGEIPSDNPFAGSPVWSLGHRNPQGLAWDASGQLFAAEHGQSGHDEVNRIERGGNYGWPLIQGDETRDGLLAPLAHSGQSTWAPSGLTSDGDRLLLAGLRVNGILEVTTDGRVSEAYQAGERIRDVLVSDGVIYAITTNRSPRREGASEDRLIRLDP